The window AAGAGAACGAAGTCAGCGAGAAAGTGTTCACGGGACAGACGAGCGTCGTGTCGACACCCATGGTCGACTACAAGCGGCTCCACGGGAACATGCTGTCCATATGTCAGAACCCGGACGCTGATGAGAAACTGGAACTAGAGCCGGACGTCGTCAAAACAGATAGCAGCATGACAACGGCCGAGAGGAGGGACAGAGTAATCCTAGACAGCAATAGCATCGGGGAACATTTCATTAACAAGCCGGAACCGATGAGGAAGTTGGCGAGCGTTACCGACCTGCAGGAGACCTTTAGGAAACTGTCGACCAGAGCTTCCTCTAATATGAAGCTTAAGAGATCCAAAATGGAAGACGAGTCGACACCCTCGCCGGAAACGAAGGGGCAGAATACTATGACCATCAACGATCCACTGTTTCCGGTTTTCAGAAACGACGGCGTCGCCATATCAGAGTCGCTCTTCAACCAGTACCTGGAGCAGTATTATTCTGGCATTAAACATTCCAAGGAAGATAGCGTGttcaattttaatcataagTTAGGCGAGTTAGACAAGTTTAAAGATTTCGATTCGGAACTAATGAAGTCTCCGCAAAGAACCCCGAAAAGGGTGGCGAAGGATTCGTCGAATACGGTGCAAACGGACCAGTCGAGGCGGAAAACGCTGTCGCTGCCTTTAAAGTCGCTCTCGGAAaattcagaaaagcagatagACACGGGCGCAGACACGTTGAGTTTTAAGAAGAAGCTATCGGGAGTCCAGTTGACGCCTCTCATGGAGAAGCTGAGCCACTTAGCGTTCTCAGACAAGTCCAGCGGATACAGCAGCAGGGTCATGACGCCCTTGGAGCTGAGGGAGTTACTGACTCCGGCTCTAGAGAAACAAGTCACATTCACTGAAAGGTAGGTGACACGTCTCCAGGACTTATAATCGATCTCGGCAATTTAATCATTGCTGTAGTTTTCTGTATAACAAAAAGTGCAGCGCATCCAAAAACGTTTGATTCTCATACATGTACATGTTTATTTAGGAAGAGGTCCCGCCTCGAGGACAGTTCGGAGTCGGAGTCGGACGGCGAGTGCGACGTGGACTCCCTGCCTTCCTACAGCTCTCAGTCCGTGAGGTGCGCGCTGTTCGTCAGCGGACTACACAACATGGCGCTGCTGGAACTGCTGGACCTGGACGCCGCCGACGACACACAGACCATCAACACGCTCGTCAGTACACCAatacgttatttaattattcgttATCTATTAAGTTGGCATAGTAAGAGTATAGTATAGTAGTACTAAGAGCGAGTATAATAAACTGAGTTTGAAtgtctttcattttatttattgtgtagCAACACGTATAGCCAGCCAGTATTATGTAGTATTATTCCTTGTGCAATGAGATAATATATTGACAGCTGTTCTTCAAAGTAACTCGTTTAGGTCACCTTTAATCTTATAGGGTTACTCTTGGAACTATCAAGTCTGCTCAttactaatgttttattagtCTGTGAAAGTCATATAGAGACTTCagaatttttattctgtatgtCATTTACCTTGTGATGACATTTCTAgtacctatatataatattatgtaatgtttCAGTGGGAGGCTTCTCTAAACGCTCTGGGTCCGATCGAGCAGAAGTGTATGGAGCCGCCGACCACGGAGCCCGACTCGACCGACTACAGTTACCTGTTGCTGGACCCCGACTGGGGCACCGTCAAGAAGGGCGGCCCATGGGCGGCGTTAGACATCGCTACCATGGGCTACATACATAACGAGTTCGAGGAACAACCGGATTTGACAGAGTTCATATTGAGGTGAGAGTGCTCCGACGGGCTGAACGTTGCAGTACACCTTaacactatattttaaaatggcaACTCATTTGCACTACattctaaacaaaatatataataggcgctcaattttgaaaaaaaaatcatcgaaTTGCTAATGTAGgaacctaaaataaaaaaaaaatgtggccGCTGCATTTAAAGAAACTATAAAGCCAAAGGTGAGCTCACGCATGGCATAAATAATTCATCAGTCTTGTTGATGTAGAAGTGTACCATTATACATTAAGTGCTAGTACGATACTATaatacataagtatatatgtttgtgAGCAGGAGCGAAGACAGCGTGGTGTTGGGTGCCAGCTGCGGCCGAGCGCAGGTGTTCTACCAGGAGAGCGGAGCGCGCGCCCCCGGGCCTCCGCCCCCGTCCGACCTGCTGGCCGCCGCCCCGCTCAGGGCGCGCCGCCGCCTCCACCGAGACCACTCCACACTCATACTGTAGACGATCGTCTTCTCTACGTTGTTATTGGACTGTtacatactattttttatacggAGCTGGCGTTTTCCTGAAgagaagttttgtttttacgCCGCGTTAAGTGAGTGTGTTATTGTTTCACACAAAGCTGTGCCCACATTCCGAAGTTGATTTGTTAAACCTCTGATCGATTTGGTTCTGATATTTTATCGTTGCGCTACTTACCGAACTGTTGTTGTCGCTGACAATATAAGAGGtgcagtatttaaaataagttagcACGAATTAGGACAAAACAACCATTTGTAAGTTTGTTTTACATAATAGTAACACCACACTGAGCGGCGCCATGAATAGAGACGCTGCAATTTTAACCAGAACTCGGATTTAAGAGCGTTAGATATTATGTAACCACCTAGTCTGTTAGAAAATTTGTTTCTTACAATTAACTCGTAGTGAAGTAAAGTGTAGTTCTCGCGATTTCTAGattattattgaagtaaaaaatagACTTAGCTGTAAAGTCGACCTTTTCGTAATGAATGTAGACTAGATGTAGTTTTTCTTCGAAAGCAACTCAATCGTAGTAATATCACGTTCAAggttaatatcaaaacatttcaagTCAGTTGCAGTCGACGATAGTCCAGTACGCCATTTTTCCTAGTTAGTAGTCGGTAGTCAAGTTTACAGGAGCGATACATATCTTTGAATCCAtcgttaaaagaaataataagatgctaaatattatttgctacAGGATAGCAGTTTCGTCAACTGTGACAAGTCAAATTTACATTCGGccgtaaacaaatattacaaaatgtttcgTCGATTCGATAAATATTCCGACTCTAAAATGTCTTTCCGTGCTGAACCCGTTCTCAGGACAACACGAAAGAATGTAAATTTGACAATCTATTCCACCCATTTTGATTAATCTGCGTAGATAATAGTAgtcaaactaaattatttatcttctaCGCTCAGTAATCTTGCCACTAGTTAGTAAGTTTCCGGCCACGTAGTATGTATTTTGCTAGTCTATGCTCAATTTTGCCATACTATATATTAGAGCACCGTCTAAAGGccatattttaaatccttatttttgtatgtacatacctgttttattttaaggcttacatattaaaaaagctTAACATTTGTACTCGGTTAAGATGAGAAGATATATGAGTAGGCGAaggaaagatttaaataaaatcggtttttcatatataacttCAATCTCTTTGGAGTTTCCATAGAAACTTCTCCGATTAAAGTGTTCAGACCGCTTGCGTGCGTCCCTCGATCGTAGGtcgatgttaaatttaattataaatttatttattatttatattataaattacatttgataAAAGAAAACGATTGTATTGTAATCATCGGCCCTGTCGGGGACGCTCGGCCGTGCTCTGTCGGTACTTACTGTCAACGCTGCATTCCGTTCGCTCGCAATCAACGAAATGTACAAATCAATGCATATTCTCGCGTCGTCCAGAACCAACAAGGATACCGTTTGTATCTTTAGTATTCGTTTTACTGTACATTGTGTTTATTACcgttatagttttatattctatatttttatcgatCTCTAGTGTACGGCGGATAGCGTTAAAGGGTGCCAATGCGTcaaatgttgtatttatttatacataaacatagtattaagattttaataaacccGATAGTGAGATTTTGTTAATTGTACGCcagtgtaataaatataccccataaaataatgcatatatacgtcttttactatataataaataacaattatcaaACTACCCTACGAATACCGCTACTTATCGTCAAGACGGATGAAAGGTCAGCAACGCGCTATACGtgctcatttaaaaaaaatacgtaaatttaaaattatagtttttatagtgCTCGTTTCATAACCTTCATCTGATCTCAAACATCTCGTCAACTTTGacacaaaatattcaattaaatcgatttaatttacatacagTCCGCGCATTTCCTTTTAAGTCAGTATTAATAAAAGGTTTGACCATTTTTTTCCCAACTATTAACCTCGCAAGTGCCATATAGCGCGCTCTGACACCACAGGACAGAAATGGATAAGACTAGGTAggagatattaaaatgaatgaagAAGAATCACTCGtgacattataaaactaacattttattaacaagtcGCTCACAACACAAGTCTACAACTAGTATTACGGTGTTACCAGACTATATCtgacaaatacatatatatactatgatTGGATAAAATGCATAAGGATcaccataaaaaaatctgtaccAAAATACTGTATGTGTGTCGGTCTGTTAGATTTGTAAAGTGTGATAGAGAATATGATCGACTGAGTCTTGAGAGCTTCGGGGGATCATATTCTGTACCCACTGGCCACGCCACTACTGCGACTCCGGCGACCGCTACTGGCAACTGCCGTTTCGAAAGGCCTTTTCAatcaaacattttcaaaacttCAACACAGTTAGTCTTTCAAGGAACTTCATCCTTTACTTCTTGTTTCAATACcttttcaaaacaaacaaaatcaatattagaCTTAGTGTTAGACCTTTATTAAGAGCTAGTTTTACATCCTAGAAGCGACGGTTACGGGCTAACTTACATCTAGACCCTTTTTATCACtcatatttaacataaacacCGTTTACAATGTCAACGATCATATAGTACTCTATAACCGGCTCGTACAGGTACAATATAAATGCTTTAGAGGCCGGTTCACATTGGAAGGTGCGTATCAAAATCTACGCTACGTTATGATGTCTCAGCGTCGCGATATTAATACCGACCTGAAAAGTCAAAGAGGGGAGGTAACCATGGTGACCATTGTTACATTAGCGAGATTAACACCCTTCTATCAATACGACATGTATAACATACATGCCATGTCCATTGAAGGCTCACAGTTACACAATTGATAAAAAAGTGTCAATATAcagtttttagaaaaatatcactaactaaacatataatttggtATAGACTTAATGACTTATTTGAATGTGCCAATGTAGAACGCATTCTTTGGGGGTACATTACAATACAACGCTAGACAATTAGCGCGAGACATATTAGTTACAATCAAGTGTTAGATATCGTTATGAAGACAATGTtcagttttatgaaatatttacttgcactattatttaaaaaatgtgtgcAGTTAGTTTAACACTTTGCAAAGTTTTAAGATCTCTCATACCAATCTACACAAAGTACAGTTTCTCTTATAAAAACTAGTCTTAATGATACACCTACATTACTAACTAAACCAAAAGACAAATGGAGTGAATGGATGTGTCGAGGAAGACCAGTAAGGCATTGTGTGTGTGGAAACTTAATGACTATTCATTACTTCTATAGTTACATGTGATCATAGCTAAAAGAAATCTGACTATCATATAAACCTTTGATGATGTGGAATTACAGGACACCAAAACGTTTATCTAGAAGCGACGACAATTACTGGCCTAACTAGCAGGTAGGAAATTTAGTTAAATGAttctatttacaattaaagatTGCTGCTCTATAGTTGAATCGAGGCCGCGGGGGCGCGACACAGACAGATATCGGGAACTGGACCGGGGCGAGGGGACTCAAACATCACTCCCAATGTAAAAGACAAGTTTGAAAACGTCTCACGAATGGCGTCGCGGCGCCACGCGGCTAGGGGTGGTAGTAAGACTTACGCGGCGAGTAGGAGCGCTCGCGCTCGTAGCGGCGCCGGCGGTAGTGAGGGGACGGCGAGCGGTGTCGGTAGCCGCGGGCGTAGTAGTCGCGCTCGCGCTCGCGGTAGCCGCCGCCGCGGTAGTAGTAGTCGCTGTGGGCGGGACTGCAGTTAcatattttgattgaaaaacACAGCCATTGGGTGCTCACCGACTTCGATATAAAGGGTTTATATATTGGTGGGCATGTCTCATGTTCTTTTTCTATTGTTTGAGTCATCCAAATAAATGTTTGGATGCGAAATATGATTTAGGTAATGAAAATCTTTTGAACTTCAACCTTGACCACggttatatttcaattacaagatctttatataaataaagcccAAAgagttatatacaatatttaattttgttttttacagTTTTGGAACCTTAGTTATAGATACTGTGACTTAGAGGTTCGATTTTTATCTAAAGTAGATTTTCTCTTTCTTTACTAATACCTATTAAATGtctattgaatatattaacaaagcaTACAGGACACTGTGACACTTACTCTCTGTCTCTGCGTCTATCGTAGCCGTTATCTCCTCTtacactgaaaataaaatgtaaaatttataagtacatTGAAATATCCATATTTTAGGTACAGTGAATGCAAATTACAATATGTATGAACAGGCCTTTAATGAGTTGACTTATCTCTTAGACAGCTCACTCTAAATCTACTCAGTTTAGTCTACCAACACTAAGGATACTTGCAAATAAAACTTTGCAGGCATTTTCTGTATTggaaattaatagtttataaatcggatgaaaaatatatattcgttttaatatattaaaacagtctGTAACTTTAGGATGTATTGACCCAAAATCTAAAACCGTTGCTGGAAAgcaattatatatcataaccATAAGactaataagttatttacgtATTGGActgtataaacattaaatacctTTTAAATATGCATTCATAGCTCTCGTTTCGATATTCAagcatacaatttaattaaaattttgatacaaCATTCAGAGCTACTAAAATGTGTTTGGGTTAGAGTAATGTTTACAGAGTAGTTTGTCGGTACACAATACATACTGCGTGGGTTTCCCCATGTATATGCCCGGTGTGGGTGTGTGAGCTCTCTGTGTGATGGAGTAGTCTACTCGTATGCGACGTCCGTCTATCTCCATGCCAGTACACTCGTTCTTCGCCACCTTGGCGTCGTCCTGGGACTCGAAATACACGAAGCAAAAACCGCGGGAGCGTCCAGTCtacaaattattgtgattttttctattataattgatattatatcttaatatatacattttaaagcaTTTAAGTAAATGAGACATTGCAGATATGACACATAAAAACTGTTACAAATCACACATGAATGCATAAGgctatttgaaatgtttataaaaaaatataatgttgtcTTAAGTGTCTGTAAGAGATTCTTTTAAGAAAaggtaatgtaaatatttttttgatttctatGGCTCagtttaagtattaaattatttattttattaatttaagaaacttATGTTTTTAGAGTAATTTTACAagcttgttatatattttctattatatgatAATCAATATTCTTTTATCAGTCTTTTTCTTTGGCAGTTGCTCGTCTTGGATACCTCACCTTGGCATCAATCACAACTTGAACTTTGTCAACTGGtccaaattttgaaaatatgtgaTGAATTTGCTGTTCAGTAGTGTAGAGACTGAGACCGAACACTCCGAGACATCTCGATGGCGTCGGATTTTCCTGTTGAcaagtttgaaaaaatatctacatttttatataatgtatcatttaaaactactcagttactatatttattaatgaaaatttaagattgatatttaaaaaatatgatcaaaaatataattaaataaagaaattaatgaatcaataactcaaaaatattaactttgtcaaaaaaaaactttgaactttgtcaaaaaaaaactttgaactttgtcaaaaaaaaagaacaagaaaaaaatgagGTACTTAAAACTAGCAAGtaaaggaattttaaatacGACAAATAGTTTCTttcagtatataaaataaaatgtaaaaaacaaagtaaactATAACTTCACTGAAATGAAGTGAactgaaatcaaaataaattctaatttgtatttaaaaaattaaaaaaatatactgaaagAAACACGATCGCGTTATTTAAAACTCCTAtggtaaatatcaaaaaagtgTCTGTACCAAAAGCCTCACCCGATCACCGAGATGCCGTCTACGAGACGACATCGGGCTATGCGAGTGTGAGCGGCGATAGGAGCCGCGGGGCGAGTACGACCGGGAGCGGGAGCGAGAGTAGCGGCTGCCGCGGTAACGACGAGCGGACCCCGACCTCGAGCGAGACCTGGGGGAAGGTATAACTTAGTGAAACCCAGACAGACGACAACCGagcaatacaaaaatattagaataccTCTGGAATGATCAATGAAATTTCACACCAAGTTTGGCATTGTTTGGTTATAACTATAAAGACTCATTCAACTTCCATAATCATATACTTTTCACTCTCTgtgttatgtttaattaagcataaaattttattgttcattAGAGCAATTGAAAAAAgacatgtatattatttacagagACCAGATAAGAtcgctttttatttaatttgtatattcttTATCCGTTAATGTTGTCCAAAATCTCGGATGGCAGAATTTACAGTCAAAAATCTAGTAAGGAAATACTTCTTAAATATTCAGGAAGTATCAtattgactttttaatttactttaaacaacaaaattcattaataatcaCCTCGACAAACTTGTATAATTAGTGAAGatgattaacaaattataaaaatccagaaaaatttatattatttcaagtctataaaattatatttgatttttaaggcctttattatatttatgtgtactatacaaaattattattataacattacatGAATTTGttgtaacattatttagtACTATTAATATGTTAGTGTTATTGCATATATGCAACTACGGAGACAAGAGAACACTGTTCTTCCATGACAAGCAAAACTatggaaaaacaaaatattaatctttaataacaaaatggtgacaggaaataaattaaatttcctgAGCAACATAAATATGAAACTACAAACCGTTAAATGGATATTATTGAATTCAGTCAACCATAAAATTGCTTATCAGTTCACCCTACACAgcatttattgataaaacagTTGCTATCGACACTCTTATATTGACAAAACTGTTATTCAAATAGCAGACATGgacaatgtatataattactataatgttatttaaaatgtgtgtGTAGCGTAATTATTTCAGAATTCTAAACAATTCACACTTAAATTCTGAACgtcattaaaaacaattagaaAAATGTATGGATGTGCTGTTATGTAAATACACGAAAAAGTATTCAAAATTCGATAACGTAATTGGCATTTTCAAGGATAAAACGATTTAtagttttgtatgttttttcatCATTGCGCAATCTTAGTCGCCTTGACAGCGAGGTTATGCCGAAGTTagcagtaatataaaaatgttgcgAATAAACCTTGAACTATGTATAAAATCATCAAATGCGTAGATATGGTGgaagattttattgaatatacgTACGGGCTTCTGTACTTCCTACTGGATGCTTTTGGCGGGGGAGGCGTGCGAGACCGGCTCCGGCTATGGCCACGAGACATGACCGCAGGCTTTGGCGCCGGCTCCCTAGACCCGTTGCGGGTCCTCGAGCGGCTCCTCTGTAACCACCGAGAA of the Danaus plexippus chromosome 13 unlocalized genomic scaffold, MEX_DaPlex mxdp_15, whole genome shotgun sequence genome contains:
- the LOC116770354 gene encoding uncharacterized protein LOC116770354; translated protein: MAKEMMIVFVYDTQCCLSEEDDPADAVLYFHPGWVSDTQRLALAGQVVGVAHCTKSLFSQPLAITLQSGKFIIREYGRYILAIGSDRNIPDWVLKNRASLLTSMIRVYHGDLQALADAMEDSRRLAEKMYQIFETYLPVLQYGCHIFQRVPMLSLPKSATSVYMESMQILEHCRRSRGVLGGVILYNNKIISTQLPPSLTSYLTVVDPYRIKSPAENLKTKVPLPLGAQLLVVYVGKKTYYNLKKQADKLQEFYQKGEEMIARFKKMQEAERERVRDHPQSGMKRDKSLLFTAVPEEDHTMISPPNREEGSVPRKPSMPDVVPFTNKPRPRPNKLSLTFKTQKSLDEDVKENEVSEKVFTGQTSVVSTPMVDYKRLHGNMLSICQNPDADEKLELEPDVVKTDSSMTTAERRDRVILDSNSIGEHFINKPEPMRKLASVTDLQETFRKLSTRASSNMKLKRSKMEDESTPSPETKGQNTMTINDPLFPVFRNDGVAISESLFNQYLEQYYSGIKHSKEDSVFNFNHKLGELDKFKDFDSELMKSPQRTPKRVAKDSSNTVQTDQSRRKTLSLPLKSLSENSEKQIDTGADTLSFKKKLSGVQLTPLMEKLSHLAFSDKSSGYSSRVMTPLELRELLTPALEKQVTFTERKRSRLEDSSESESDGECDVDSLPSYSSQSVRCALFVSGLHNMALLELLDLDAADDTQTINTLWEASLNALGPIEQKCMEPPTTEPDSTDYSYLLLDPDWGTVKKGGPWAALDIATMGYIHNEFEEQPDLTEFILRSEDSVVLGASCGRAQVFYQESGARAPGPPPPSDLLAAAPLRARRRLHRDHSTLIL
- the LOC116770355 gene encoding transformer-2 protein homolog alpha isoform X2 encodes the protein MSDRERSRSRTRNGSREPAPKPAVMSRGHSRSRSRTPPPPKASSRKYRSPSRSRSGSARRYRGSRYSRSRSRSYSPRGSYRRSHSHSPMSSRRRHLGDRVRLLENPTPSRCLGVFGLSLYTTEQQIHHIFSKFGPVDKVQVVIDAKTGRSRGFCFVYFESQDDAKVAKNECTGMEIDGRRIRVDYSITQRAHTPTPGIYMGKPTHVRGDNGYDRRRDRDDYYYRGGGYRERERDYYARGYRHRSPSPHYRRRRYERERSYSPRIETRSKG
- the LOC116770355 gene encoding transformer-2 protein homolog alpha isoform X3 translates to MSDRERSRSRTRNGSREPAPKPAVMSRGHSRSRSRTPPPPKASSRKYRSPSRSRSGSARRYRGSRYSRSRSRSYSPRGSYRRSHSHSPMSSRRRHLGDRENPTPSRCLGVFGLSLYTTEQQIHHIFSKFGPVDKVQVVIDAKTGRSRGFCFVYFESQDDAKVAKNECTGMEIDGRRIRVDYSITQRAHTPTPGIYMGKPTHVRGDNGYDRRRDRDPAHSDYYYRGGGYRERERDYYARGYRHRSPSPHYRRRRYERERSYSPRIETRSKG
- the LOC116770355 gene encoding transformer-2 protein homolog alpha isoform X1 — its product is MSDRERSRSRTRNGSREPAPKPAVMSRGHSRSRSRTPPPPKASSRKYRSPSRSRSGSARRYRGSRYSRSRSRSYSPRGSYRRSHSHSPMSSRRRHLGDRVRLLENPTPSRCLGVFGLSLYTTEQQIHHIFSKFGPVDKVQVVIDAKTGRSRGFCFVYFESQDDAKVAKNECTGMEIDGRRIRVDYSITQRAHTPTPGIYMGKPTHVRGDNGYDRRRDRDPAHSDYYYRGGGYRERERDYYARGYRHRSPSPHYRRRRYERERSYSPRIETRSKG
- the LOC116770355 gene encoding transformer-2 protein homolog alpha isoform X5, with the translated sequence MSDRERSRSRTRNGSREPAPKPAVMSRGHSRSRSRTPPPPKASSRKYRSPSRSRSGSARRYRGSRYSRSRSRSYSPRGSYRRSHSHSPMSSRRRHLGDRVRLLENPTPSRCLGVFGLSLYTTEQQIHHIFSKFGPVDKVQVVIDAKTGRSRGFCFVYFESQDDAKVAKNECTGMEIDGRRIRVDYSITQRAHTPTPGIYMGKPTHVRGDNGYDRRRDRDDYYYRGGGYRERERDYYARGYRHRSPSPHYRRRRYERERSYSPRRY
- the LOC116770355 gene encoding transformer-2 protein homolog alpha isoform X4, whose translation is MSDRERSRSRTRNGSREPAPKPAVMSRGHSRSRSRTPPPPKASSRKYRSPSRSRSGSARRYRGSRYSRSRSRSYSPRGSYRRSHSHSPMSSRRRHLGDRVRLLENPTPSRCLGVFGLSLYTTEQQIHHIFSKFGPVDKVQVVIDAKTGRSRGFCFVYFESQDDAKVAKNECTGMEIDGRRIRVDYSITQRAHTPTPGIYMGKPTHVRGDNGYDRRRDRDPAHSDYYYRGGGYRERERDYYARGYRHRSPSPHYRRRRYERERSYSPRRY